The Paramisgurnus dabryanus chromosome 17, PD_genome_1.1, whole genome shotgun sequence genome includes the window GTACTCACATTCGGTGACAAAAAAGTTGAGCATGGTGAGAACAACAGTGTGTCCACTGAACATGTAATCTCCACATGTATGTACACCAGTTAAAGACATGCCAAACCCAGTCCAGATGTCCAGCGCACGCTGCACTTTTGCCCAGGTATCACCATACACCTGTAACACACAGATATGCATATTCAAGTCCACATGTGTACACAGAACAGATAGATGATCGGCAGGCTTTACTGTGTTAGTTTGTGGTGGTTTATTATGTTGTTCAGGGCAGGATAATTATATGATTAGTAGTTTATCTGCTAATGTTTGTCCTTGAGTATGTACACACTGATAGCACAGTGCTTTATCAAAGTACTTTATCTGGAACGTACTGTAAAAGTAAATGTGGAGACAAATTTTGAGATTAGGCGTAGATAACTTTAAACGTGAACGTGTGCATATTTAAAATGCTTTGCTTACAAATCTTACAAACAACAAAATGCCATTTACATTGCAATTTACAACTGaatacaataaatatattttgaataaataaaacttttctgAAAGGGAAGGGTATGCATGCAtacataaatgatgacaaaaaacAATCAAGTCTACAAAGGTACAGATACAAATAAGATTAGTATGTGATATTCCCAGTGTGACATTTCTTCAGAACTGCAAACAGAAATGTTAAGATCAACATGCTGTAAGGCCTGAAGCCGATAACTACAAAAACAACTCACGGGTTGCAAAAGACAAACTATgcaaaatagaaagagagagagcatgcaagagagagcgagagtgagagagagagagagagagagagagagagagagagagagggcgaAAGATATGCATTCCTTACCTTGCCTGAACACTGCAGATGATGACCAGGTACAGACAGTGATGTGACAAACATCGTGACACAGCGAAGCAAAAAAACCGTCCCCATCAAACTACACAACCTGCGAAACAGAATAgacctaacacacacacacacgtcacACAAAACAGAAAGCACACCCATAAACATGAAATTAACACTGAGACCATATGGAACTTTCAAAAAAGTGCATGTATGTTTTTGGGTTACCTGTGTTTGTGCATCAACAACACCAACAGCAATAAGAAACCCAACACCACGCCACATGCTTCAGCCATGGCAAAGGCCCAGGGAATTCTGGGTACACTAACACACATAAACATCAAGAGTTACCTGCCATTCTTCTTGACAGTCATAAACAACAAGACGACTGAACGCCATTCCTCCACCATCACATTCCAAACACGACTCACCTGTCCAGAAAAATGTCTGGAAGTGGCGGGTACGTCCGCATGTCTGGAACTCTCTCGTGCACGAGCACCATAACAAATGATGTCACACCGCACACCAGCATAGCGTAGAGAGTACTGAGTGCAGTCTTCCAATACTCCGGGTCCAGCCGAACGCCATTCTGCTTACGCTTCCCATTCGAGTAACCGGTGCTATGTTCATCACCAACCGTGGTTATCGACCTGACCCCGTTAGAGTGTTGATAGTCTCTTCTACCTCCTTCAGCAAAGCCATTACATACGGCACCAGTGTGCATAGGCGACAATGTGCTGACCTCTGACCCCGAGTGCGTGAGGGCTGCATGTTGCCTCTGTAGTCTTCGCAGGGCCAGCATCAATCTTTTAATGTCACCCAGCACCTTAATTTCCAGCGGGGGAGACCGCAAGTCAGCCTCACTGAGACACAGGAGGCTTGCTCCATCCAAACGATGCTTGGAGCACAGGAGATCCACATATTCACGAAATCCTTGTTCTCTCAGCCAGCTAGCTACCTGCTTGCTGCTCCAGCCCTCCACATTGACGTATCTAGACCCCGGCATAGCTGCAGAGAattataaagtttttatatatatatagtcacATTATGAAGGCTTCGACATTAAATTTGTACAGTCCTCTACAAACTTGAACTTTTTGGTTTTTTCCACACCAAAGGTCTCAGCATAATCGTTATACCTGAGTATGTTTCTAAAGTCTACAACGCTGAGCTGAATGAATTCAGCTGATTCTGGAGCTATCAGTGCTAAAGTACAGAAAGtctaacaaacacacacacacacacacacacacacacacactcagacTGTTATCAGGGAGTGTGTTTAACCTCTGTATCCAGTTCAAAAATGACTGAATCGGCATCAGAGTGGTTAAgggagattcaatcacaaaacaTAAATCAAGTTTTAGTggcaatctgctaaatatttgTACCTGTCGTCAGGGCAAAGATCTTATACATACACAAGCTGACCTTTCAATATAGACACTACAAGAGATAACACTACTGACATTCTCATTCAGGTGGATgaacaaataaaaatgaaaactaaaTTTGACTTCCGATTTTCCAAGAAATAGATTctatctttatttattattcacaccattccagcatctatgacAATATTCATGACAAGAACCGGTTAATCcactgggtctcattcactaagcatgcgtacgcacaaatttgttcgtaaaacaaaaacctttatacttaaatgtattttaaatgtatgcaaaaacataagaaaaaCTTAGACCACAAGtgcgcaataatcatgaacaaggaaaaagaaccctataatatatatctgtgttatatattttatatcttttttCCTTGCTCATTATTGGGTATGTGTGGTCCaagttgttcttacgttttgcatatatttaaaataaattttagtatgaaagtttttgttgaatcttaAAATGTCCCTACgcacattttacgaacaaatttgtgcttacgcatgcttagtgaatgagacccattggttctcaaacttgtgtacagtgcatccCTTCATGCCCCCCAAATAAAATGTAgctatgacataaaacattcccaaacttaaaatttgaattaaacatattaaattatacagtatagtgctgttggttagtagccttatttttctgcaGACTTTAAGATAAAATAATGCATATCATAAATTGTCATTAAACTGGGgaccctggcaccatctcagggtccccagtttgagaacaaCTGGTTTATTCCATACACAGGTTGAGGGAAGGACagtttggcatctccaattcacttaacttgcatgtttttgaaaCCCAGCacaaacccacgctgacacagggagaaccaTGCAAATTCCACACAaaaaggccacctgacctagccgGGGCTTGAACCGgtgaccttcttgctgtgaggcaacagtgctacccacacTGAGCCACTCCGAAATAGATTCTTGGCCGTCATGGTTAGTTCACTAAAAAGCAACTTTGTCATGTTAGCCCAAAATCAAAGTcatgttttaaaaacagcatactGTACATCTCTaaatgtaaaagatatgaaTATGCCAAGGTACTCTGAAGCTAAACTACAGCTTTGCATGTTTATGTTGATATTCTCTCACTTGTGTTTAGTGCAAAATATCAAACCGGTCACTCAAGAGAGGAAAGAATTTTATAACGACTGAAAGTTCCTCAAAGAAAACTTCATAAGATTTACAATAAACTAAtactatattttttttctgtaatttctttatttagtttttgtcTGTATTGACTCACAATATTGTAttttgcaacaatgcaaaataatgaaaagagttgtataaataaaactgaattgaaTTTGTGGTCTGCTCtcagtatacaaatgtacaaaaGAGGACTTTctctaagggcgcactcacattatccaaaccaaaccgcgctcgggcgcgtttgacccccaaagcctggtttgtttgactagtgtgatcgctccgttccgcgcccgggcgcggattgtttaatcgcgccgcggccgggttgcagaggtgggccggagcgcggttcacttgggctcaggcgcggaaggctgtggtgtgagcgcaatcgcgcctgagcgcgattcaaaaggtgaagacgtcagttgcgcgaccactcaccttcatctgcctccgtaaaaaccttttgatgcgcgcagcggggttacgtgaatgtccgagctgcgcacgtgacagatgaactaaccaatatgatgacatgtgagagggctgtctgtaatcgcgtaccaaacgactccgaataaaaaaacacagacttatcattacggtgggttccagtgttaagagagcgctttacttcctgctttttcaaaacaatcgcatcttaatgacgaaagcgcgcccggactcggatcaataagaagtacagtgtgagtgcgtgcacctgggggagtagggaggggtggcaATCGCGCccaggcatggtttggtttggttgggataatgtgagtgcgccctaaaagATCTGCATTTGTGTTTCACAGAAGTTTGTATGACATCATCTGCTATGGGTTAATGACTGTCAAAACCAGAATGACCAGAATGACGGGATTGTTAGATCAATGAGCTTTATGTAAAACAGtcccatttttttatattttaagtgaTTAAAAACAACTGGTTACGAACTGACACTTGGTACCAATGGATAGTGATTCAGAGACACGATGCTGTTAAAATCCAGCGTGTGTCCTATTCCGCAACAATGCGTGAACAAACAGCCTGTTGTTAACAAACCCAGAGACCTTTACAGAGACAAGTACAGATTTGAATCTGACAGATAGATAGGCTACTTCATATGTTTCAATACACCAGGACAACGTTAACATTATATAAACCAGACATTACGTGCTTGATAATCTTTTACAAAAACGAACCATGGTTATTTGAGTAAGTGTACTATTTTTTGTTTGCGTATTGATTACCATcggtaaaaccatggttaatgtCCGCACAGGATATTAGGAAATAATTTTAGATTAAAGTGTCGTTTGGCCACTAATTCCCGTTTCAGGGTCCGGGTGGTCGTGAGTCTAAGCACGGTCGATACTTCTGAAGACGGTAAGAATATCAGCGATTCAAATACATGTACGAATTCAAAATATTTCACAATGTTTTAGCCGGACAAAGTAATTTGAATGTACAAGCATAAAATAAGCTTAACAAATAAGGCCGGTGAACAATAAAGCGATCGAACGTCTTCGAGTGAAGCAACACGTtgacaaatgtttgttttgtcaGTATAAATGCATGGCTAAGGTTGTGACGTGTGTTTGTCAAATAAGCTTTGAGTCTTACCCTGTTTGTCCGTGAAGGTATTTAAATGATCGTCTCTTGTTCAAATATCCTCGCCAAGAACCCTTGTGCCCTCGCGCCACATCACCCTTCTGCTTGTGACTCAGTGCCATGCTGCCAGTGACGCCCAAAACAGCATGTAAACACGAGTCGCGTCAAACGCGAAACGCCCCGCGGGTGTGGCTACGGATGTCTATATATGGATTTTTGCGTACGTTCTTGGTCAAGAGACTTGGGGTGTGATCGATTTCATGCGGTGTTGCGCAGAGACAATCATCGTATGACATCTGAGTATCGCGATAGTGATTTGTAATCTCAGCTTTTGATTTGTTCTCGCGTTACTTTATTGACTCCTCCGGTTTACTGGGGTGTCTCAAATGCACTCGAGACTTCGTTGAGGAATTAATGACGTAATACTCGTCGAAACCAAATACGCCTCAATCCTTTTAGTGATATTAATTTACTCGCTATATATACACAATACGAGAATGTGTATAAAATACAcagaatattaaaataaaatgcgtGATTTATTAGACACTAAAGATTCGTTTGGTGTTTTCTTTATGCGACTACTcacttattttaaatatataaagtgGTCACCAAAGGTAGATTTGGGTATTTTTTACTCTACTCAAGTACATTATACAAGTATTTATAGCTATAATTATATCTTTATAcataatcaaaatgtttttcttgggaaaacttttacttcactacattATGAAGCATATAGCATCAAACTTTTTATTCCACTacataaaaatttaatttaatacctaattacataagaAGCTAGGTTTCTAGCttaagtaaaactaaaaaagtactttttttgtttttaaaaagtacacacatttttctttttttagtaaATTTACAAAACCAACACAAATGCATGCtcatatatgtttatttaaaatgtggCATAAGCCAGCTCATTTATAGAGTTTAAACTTGTTGCGTATTTAGTATGATAATAATGTAAAAGCCATTTTTGTTCCTCAAGATGTTATACTTGGACAGTTGAGAGCCCTTAGTTAAACGCTGAACCCTCTTCAGGGTCCAATCCAGGATCGGGTCCATATCTGTTtcaaaacaaatacaatggCATATTTAGACCCAATGAAACCCAGTGATGCTATATATGATTGATAATCCACTTACTCCGCATCATTTACAGAAAATGCTCCGGAGTCATCAGGAAAGAACTCAGTCACTCCAAAGCCAAATCTGTAGACACAATTGTTTTGGCAGATTTATACTGACAACAGCTTTTATGTGTCTCGGCATGCTATCTATCAGTTTTTCACATTGCTACTGGGTACGTTTACATTACTCCTAAGGTTTGCTTTGGTTGGAATTCAACAGACACTGGAATTGAATGACCACCATGTATGCCGATGCTGATAAAAGACAAACTCAGAGGGGTTCTCGTATTTTTTCCAGAGCTGTACTTTGTAATCTAAAGTGGACCATAGTTAATAATGTGTAAAATATCAACAGCCTCAATATAATCTAGTTCTTTAAATTGAGAATAAATACAGGGAAATGAAAACTGGACACAAGTATATAATGCTATTGTACCTTGGGCAACAGATTGTCCCATAAGTGCTACACACACAGGTTTGAGTTTCATCCTCCCACTCAGTGAAAAACTTGTGGATGTTTCCGTCCTTGTCAGAACAATCTGAATAATCAATAGCAAAGCgttttagaaatattttaattgaaaTAAGAAAAATGTATACAAGACTGGGTACACACATACTATTCAAAAGTATtacatttttctatttttgcaGGCTACAGAAAGAAATTCTCATCTATCTGAACtcttagggccagatttactaactaCAGTTACCGCCAgcacaaaccatcattttggggTTAAATAACGACTGCTGGGATTTATTTAAGACACGCAGTGGATATTAAATGGAGGAAATTAAAGAGGAGTCACtagaagtcacacaataccaggcatttcaaaacttcttgtaaaccttcatttttaagtcctccagttcttttcagtgtaATTGCTTTGTTAGCTTGGAtttccctccccggattttccgcTGCGaagtccgtggtgctgaactcaagcacaTCAGGCGTTAGTAGATCACCTgcacctcatcagctctgcttgattgtgaccctgaactaatttgcgctTGTAATGAATtttattgtaatgaattgaagccaaaaatgttcGACCATGGGTGCTGCCATGTGACGTAAAAACGTCAATTTAGAGccagggcatgcgcagaaggaatcatCCGTTGAGCCAGAGGCTAACTTCCGCTCGAACACTCACCCGCCCAATTTAACCACGGCAGTCATAaaaggcttgttcgacttcatgcggcaccgcaagaaccgacagcacATCGATTCTGCACATAATTTGCTCATCTCAAAGGAACCTATTACCACTCATATCGACGCATTTTGGATTTGCGTTCTTGCGCTAATTTGCCGTTTAGTAAATATGGCCCTTAATgactgtatttttatttttcagtccaagacattcatttataaaagaaataaaaaatgtagcTTTCTAATGTAATTAAATTGccacaaacatttttttctatTCACAAGTAATTTGTAAAAAGTTAAAAGCATAAACCTAAAGATAAACAATTTCAAAGATCATGAGAAAATTTCAGTAAAGTGTTAAATTAAACTTATACATTTAAAGtatatgcatgtaaaataattaCAACCCAACCCTGAAACCCCCCTAAACCTAACCAGAACAACACAACAAGTAAAAGGTATAAAATGTTGACACTCAATATTAAGTGGAACCCAGTAAGTAAACATgtcaaacacacattttattaCCTTCTGGATTACTTAAGTTTTCTTCAGTTTCCCACCCATAAAGGGAGCAGCTGTTACAGTAGACCACTACTGTACACAACACAAGCAATCTGAGCTGAAAATGAGAAGAAAATAAGTCACACATTAACAAACTGATTAAACATGAAAATCATTACATGATGATAAGCATTGCATGCAAAAACCCATTGCTTATAAAGAACCTTACCTgattaaaaacagaaaataatcatgttatattttactataaaaatgttttaaaaataattgtgcTGCAAATTTTTACTCCAGCATATGTAAAATATGTtgttacattttacaaaaaaatttattttaccatattgcaaaaaacaaaaatacatttctggTATTTTTCCAAAAAATCCtattaaaagcttttttaagaTAAGAAGTTAAATGTACACTACCATGCTGAAATATGAATAGCAATATGACAGTAATATTCAAGTTGAGATGAAGTACAGTAAAACAAAATGACTGACTGATTTAGGAACTCTGCACACACCTCTATATGTagcctatgtgtgtgtgtgtgtgtgtgtgtgtgtgtgtgtgtgtgtgtgtgtgtgtgtgtgtgtgtgtgtgtgtgtgtgtgtgtgtgtgtgtgtgtgtgtgtgtgtgtgtgtgtgtgtgtgtgtgcgtgtgtttaacCACCACCATCACCACCCCTCTAACTGTCTGTTATGAGTTACAATCTGACTGCGTAGTGCGTCATGTGCTGTTTGTTAGAAGTGTTGATTTTTCGTTGATTGATATAAAGTAGTCTTTAAATAAAGCCTATATAAACATCCTGAACTGCCTTGTTAGTTCTTGTTAATGTTTCTTTGTTAGAAGATATGATATGATAATTGCCTGGCTATGGAACCAAATTCAGGGCTTCCAATGAATTAGTAAGGTgcaagttaaatagtttaacttCACCAATGAAACATTAATGTGGTTATCAAGAAAATGTGGTGCaggtcatttttgtttttaaagtatAGACGGTTCCACTGCAGGAAGCACCTACAATGGGCATCAGAACTTTCTTTTGGCACCAGGTGAACTACGGGAAAAAGGGAAGCCGACAGAGGCAGTGTGATAGCTTTAGGAAATGTTCTGCTGGGAAACCTTGGGTCCTGCTGCCATTCATGTGGATGTTACTTTGATGTGTACCACCTACCTTAGCATTGTTGCAGATCATGTATATTTCCTGATGGCATTGGCCTCTTCAGCATAATGGGAAAAAATGGTTCATGAATGGTTTGAGAAACACAACAACGAGTTCAAGGTGTCTACTTGGCCTCTTAATTTCCCAGATCTCAGTCTAGCATCTGTATGATGTGCTGGACAAACAACTCTGATCCATGGAGGCCCCACCTCGCAACTTACCGGGCTTAATGGATCTGCTGCtaaccagtggcggccggtgacttctttattcgagggcgctcgatttgatgttcgtcacaacatgtatgtagcccgtcatgtgtgtggttcgtaatttaaaaatatgtgttctgcgcgtcgagtggtcctatgtgcatcacgggtttgtcaaaataagcgcctgctgcagacgcgtctaaagggtttatgataaaagagatgtttgcgtttgccagatcctcataatctcatgtgtaatcagagtttactgttaaagcATGAttctggtatttaacactttaagtctcatttctggtttgttttggatgaactacagtgatggacactgaaattttgacaatgggtcgtctcttgactttttgactcgtttagaagcgtctcttgactgcttcagaatggaagtcaatgaccatgcacaaacatatcattaaaacaacacttaacattcattttcaaaactgtgctactcaccgagtggttcgtggtgtttgTTGATGATTTAAAACAAGTTGTGTACCGAAATCCAGttatacgctagacaccgagcgtacttCTATGGCAAAGTGTTTGTCGCTATCAAGTGGTCAGGAGTGTGTttacgcttcagactcaaatataaagtGGAAGTATATACACgattgtgaggtatctgaaaaaatcgttccactatagcaaataacacggattgaaatcatacattgcgccaatatatttgtttttaatcatcaacgaacaccacgaaccactcggtgagtagtacagttttgaaaatgaacgttaagtgttgttttaatgacatgtttgtgcatggtcattgactttctgaagcagtcaagagatgcTTCTAAAccagtcaaaaactcaagacacgacccattgtcaaaatttctgtgtagttcatccaaaacaaaccagaaatgagactcaaagtgttaaatatcggaattatcctttaagggagtgtcttgcgtgtatttttgtgattgtttcttttatcataaatggttttgatgtgtgtgcagcaggcacttattttgacaaaacgcgtgatgcacatggttcacatgacgcaacaaacacatattttgaaagcacaagcaacacacgtgacactccgaacacatattttgaattaacAAAccgaaacattttatttttgacatggatattgtttcagagatcagtttagcaactagccAGGCCAGAacgataaataaatacagacaggAAGTTCACTTCGATTCAGATGCGTATTCGCGATGAAAAGTCTAAGCAAACTAT containing:
- the samd8 gene encoding sphingomyelin synthase-related protein 1; this translates as MPGSRYVNVEGWSSKQVASWLREQGFREYVDLLCSKHRLDGASLLCLSEADLRSPPLEIKVLGDIKRLMLALRRLQRQHAALTHSGSEVSTLSPMHTGAVCNGFAEGGRRDYQHSNGVRSITTVGDEHSTGYSNGKRKQNGVRLDPEYWKTALSTLYAMLVCGVTSFVMVLVHERVPDMRTYPPLPDIFLDSVPRIPWAFAMAEACGVVLGFLLLLVLLMHKHRSILFRRLCSLMGTVFLLRCVTMFVTSLSVPGHHLQCSGKVYGDTWAKVQRALDIWTGFGMSLTGVHTCGDYMFSGHTVVLTMLNFFVTEYTPHNWNFIHTMSWVLNLFGIFFILAAHEHYSIDVFIAFYITTRLFLYYHTLANTQAYHHSRRARIWFPLFSFFECNVTGTVPNEYCWPFSKPAFMKIFIG